A stretch of Cytophagales bacterium DNA encodes these proteins:
- a CDS encoding acyl transferase has protein sequence MSFSDSFKKDIYQIEESSFEAAAVALFDYQWHENELYQSYCKHLSKNPTNVRQLTDIPFLPISFFKSHQIQSGKWRPKKVFKSSGTGNATRSQHLVKDLDFYLENTIQSFESIYGSLNNYQIRALLPSYQEQGDSSLIAMVDHFMSRAPASAYYLKRDEELIEDLQSNKNRALLIGVSFALLDLAEKHRLDLTNQVIMETGGMKGRRNEMIREELHQVLQQAFSVEEIHSEYGMCELFTQAYAPRKGIFQFPNWAKVMIRDINDPFVYLPHGRTGGVNIIDMANVDSCAFIETKDLGKPGDKGTFEILGRFDNSDIRGCNLLI, from the coding sequence ATGTCATTTTCAGATAGTTTCAAAAAAGACATATATCAGATCGAAGAAAGTAGTTTCGAAGCTGCGGCAGTCGCCCTATTTGACTACCAGTGGCATGAAAACGAGCTTTATCAATCGTATTGCAAACATCTGAGCAAAAACCCTACCAACGTCCGCCAACTTACGGATATCCCATTTTTACCGATCTCTTTTTTCAAAAGCCATCAGATTCAATCGGGAAAATGGCGTCCGAAAAAGGTTTTTAAGAGCAGCGGCACCGGAAATGCCACCAGAAGCCAGCACTTGGTCAAGGACCTGGACTTTTATTTAGAAAACACAATCCAGTCCTTCGAATCGATTTACGGGAGTCTAAACAATTACCAAATAAGAGCACTTCTACCATCTTATCAGGAACAAGGCGACTCCTCTTTGATTGCCATGGTGGACCATTTCATGTCCAGAGCACCAGCATCGGCCTATTATCTGAAAAGGGATGAAGAACTGATCGAGGATCTTCAAAGCAACAAAAACCGAGCACTTTTGATTGGAGTTTCTTTTGCCTTGTTGGATCTGGCTGAAAAACACCGTCTGGACCTTACCAATCAGGTCATTATGGAAACGGGCGGCATGAAAGGCCGGCGCAACGAAATGATCCGGGAAGAACTACATCAGGTACTGCAACAAGCCTTTTCAGTTGAAGAGATCCATTCTGAATATGGCATGTGTGAGCTATTCACGCAAGCCTACGCACCCCGAAAGGGCATTTTTCAGTTCCCAAATTGGGCAAAAGTCATGATAAGGGACATCAACGACCCTTTCGTGTATCTGCCCCATGGTCGCACGGGAGGGGTCAATATCATAGACATGGCCAATGTGGATTCCTGCGCCTTCATCGAAACGAAAGATCTGGGTAAACCAGGCGACAAAGGCACTTTTGAAATCCTCGGAAGATTCGATAATTCCGACATTCGCGGCTGTAACTTGCTGATTTAG
- a CDS encoding sigma-54 dependent transcriptional regulator produces the protein MSKILIVDDEKSIRDTLREILEYEKYTVEEAEDGEVALAKLKANSYDVVLCDIKMPKKDGTEVLDGAHALGVSAPFIMISAHGTIETAVECTKKGAFDFIQKPPDLNRLLLAIRNALDKSDLVQETKTLRKKIKKTFDIVGESEGIMEIKNTIDKVAPTEARVLITGGNGTGKELVARWLHEKSNRSSGQLVEVNCAAIPAELIESELFGHEKGSFTSAHKQRIGKFEQANGGTLFLDEIGDMSQSAQAKVLRALQENKISRVGGDKQINVNVRVLAATNKDLKQEIAEGNFREDLYHRLSVIVIKVPALKDRIEDIPLLCEHFLGEIAAEYGANKVEINVEALAELQKLEWSGNIRELRNVVERLVIMAGSQITAADVVKYA, from the coding sequence ATGTCAAAAATCCTGATCGTCGACGATGAAAAAAGCATTCGCGACACCCTTCGAGAAATACTAGAATACGAGAAGTATACCGTAGAAGAAGCTGAAGATGGAGAGGTGGCCCTGGCCAAACTCAAAGCTAATTCCTATGATGTGGTGCTTTGCGACATCAAAATGCCCAAAAAGGATGGGACAGAAGTGCTGGATGGTGCCCATGCTTTAGGGGTTTCTGCACCATTTATTATGATCTCAGCACATGGGACCATTGAGACGGCCGTAGAATGCACGAAAAAAGGAGCGTTTGATTTCATTCAGAAACCACCAGATCTCAACAGGTTATTGCTGGCCATTCGCAATGCGTTGGATAAATCTGATCTTGTTCAGGAGACGAAGACCCTGCGAAAGAAGATCAAAAAGACTTTTGATATTGTCGGTGAGTCGGAAGGCATCATGGAGATCAAAAATACCATTGATAAAGTGGCTCCAACAGAGGCACGCGTCCTGATCACTGGAGGGAATGGTACTGGAAAAGAATTGGTGGCCCGATGGTTGCATGAAAAAAGCAATCGATCTTCAGGGCAACTTGTGGAGGTGAATTGCGCAGCGATTCCTGCGGAATTGATTGAAAGTGAATTGTTTGGTCATGAGAAAGGAAGCTTTACCTCTGCACATAAACAACGCATCGGAAAGTTTGAGCAAGCGAACGGTGGCACGTTATTCCTGGATGAGATTGGGGACATGAGTCAATCAGCTCAAGCTAAGGTATTGCGTGCCTTACAGGAGAATAAAATTTCCCGGGTGGGTGGTGATAAGCAGATCAATGTAAATGTCCGTGTACTTGCCGCGACCAATAAGGACTTAAAACAAGAAATTGCGGAGGGTAATTTCCGTGAAGACTTGTATCACAGATTGAGTGTGATTGTGATCAAAGTGCCCGCTTTGAAAGACCGAATAGAAGACATACCGCTTCTATGCGAGCATTTCCTAGGTGAAATTGCTGCGGAATACGGTGCTAATAAGGTTGAAATAAACGTAGAAGCCCTGGCCGAACTTCAAAAGCTGGAATGGAGCGGAAATATCCGCGAATTGAGAAATGTAGTCGAACGACTGGTGATCATGGCCGGAAGCCAGATCACGGCGGCAGATGTAGTTAAATATGCTTGA
- a CDS encoding DUF3667 domain-containing protein, with product MNCDKCGHPVSSRYCSNCGKITWVQRFDGKYFLNKVISAVDLSKGFFITLFRLLINPGIWLRRFIIGEIDEFSNPLKMFLIVGAVTNYLTFQFSIFNETIVDSGLFGIPLVDVNGYNHYSTQYFSFFTLTAIPLFSVASWLLFLKSGFNFLENLVFNLYVGIGQFLVLLIFIPILATIQGETITIIYGIFNVGYNLWALIYFFQAFSIRGILLAFFAIALPQIIAYFMNYLLYRIMPQGFWSYLDNILG from the coding sequence TTGAATTGTGATAAATGTGGACATCCGGTAAGCTCTAGATACTGTTCCAATTGTGGTAAGATTACCTGGGTTCAGCGTTTTGATGGTAAGTACTTTCTAAACAAGGTCATCAGTGCGGTTGACCTCAGCAAAGGATTCTTTATTACTTTATTTAGGCTGCTAATTAATCCAGGGATTTGGCTGAGACGTTTCATTATCGGAGAAATAGATGAATTCAGCAACCCTCTTAAAATGTTCCTAATCGTTGGAGCAGTTACGAACTACCTGACTTTTCAATTTAGTATATTCAATGAGACTATCGTAGACTCAGGACTATTTGGCATACCTCTTGTAGACGTTAACGGGTATAATCATTACTCTACACAATACTTTTCGTTTTTCACGCTCACGGCCATTCCCTTATTCTCAGTTGCCAGTTGGCTTTTGTTCCTTAAATCTGGATTCAACTTCTTAGAGAACCTGGTTTTCAACCTTTATGTGGGCATCGGTCAATTTTTAGTCCTACTTATTTTCATTCCTATATTGGCCACAATTCAAGGGGAGACAATCACGATCATCTATGGTATTTTCAATGTTGGCTATAACCTGTGGGCACTGATCTACTTCTTCCAAGCTTTTTCCATACGCGGCATACTGTTAGCTTTTTTCGCCATCGCTCTTCCACAAATAATTGCCTACTTCATGAATTACCTATTGTACAGGATCATGCCACAGGGCTTTTGGTCCTATCTGGATAATATATTGGGTTAA
- a CDS encoding translocation/assembly module TamB domain-containing protein has product MSLSIFILIMVVLLFLQVPSVKQYLADQALLKISELTDHRAELGEVRMSWLDFASGKDFRLYDFNDSLMVAAEEISINFDLLHAFDQESIYLDDILFEGIEVYLTKYNDSTSMNLVTFLNQIKSKQYSDPDKPSLPIYIGNIEFEEVILNYNDMRVAPKNNGKLDFSHVAFKVEEGYFHDLSVESDSIHFRVLSLKGQEKYSGLRIKDWTSDIHIDSQHIVLSDLALITPHSDIRDSVALSFNSFGNLAQFTDSVQMDINLVDTDIGMEDLRLLANLGQQIDSVVHVTTRMQGTLSNLFVPTLDVSLSSGTGLVGNAQFIGLPDLENTFIDLNVSSGLLKSGDIKQMIGKYSFRDDIRIQGNFLGFIKDFVASANFDTPHGNVVTDINIKIPTRLQEAEYSGQLTLQSFDLGRAVQNDRVSTLDLQGKVEGSGITKETAKFFVDAKAQHLVLNDYSYDSLEVKGNFASRFFKGDFFVKDPHCQIKGLAILDYTSNTERLFAQAKVDTLNLYDLNFSKDKLNFHTSVSVNVKNLNLDEVTGSVEFRNATIENQFGSKTLHSLKLDASALGDERKYVLESSELKGDFSGKFVPTVLLEDLPRVIESYYELLTNDRSGEFYLAEDQSFDSLRSYEWDIRLDVVEINSILKLFNLPVKLSDNSFLEASFRKSKNVNLSMYAEMDTISIMGNELYNNVLDVNASRGIASPDVLAIIQLSSTAQNWTFTNPTTNLSLESTWFNNDIESQVRLTEPKLNDKVVLNSEVTYFPDSIMMRVKPSNINVLGNKWKVNPENRIRWEKEQLHLVKLGFSSGEQSFQLGGETSRISATYMDFKFKNFELENLDAFLPKHLSGRLNAEGIITRTLRDSLVKVASQVSIAEMAVDDLQMGDLEGFTRWDARQEAVYMDFKILTQGINTVELSGRYKPNAKTQQLDLELDFDKAALNMSQPFVESLFSDMDGVISGKLNIGGRPANPTFYGSGTIEGGKALFNYTKTEYTFDGRIDFDSYEIALRGLNITDGLNGRGKLFGSIYHDQLQDMQMDFNATFNKLQMLNTTAVDSDVYYGRAYGTGSLKLSGPISQLSLNAEIKSEPGTRIFFPLESSASVHQEDFITFVDPNEEPDPDVITKRQSRSSGMSIQMDLNVTPDAYAEMIFDAQSGDILRGRAQGNLQFKMDPNGEFSLLGGLEIAQGAYNFTVPGINKEFELEKGGTISWVGDPYQGIIDLQASYRQLATLSQWDPSITNTTKIPFLVVLGLKGSMLKPEISFQIETADDVTVLPGEDGQGLRRFLITTNDREDELNRQVFSLLMLRKLSPQNSFVVGGVGRGISGSVSELLANQLSYWLSQSNENLEVDIDLAGLDQDAFNTFQYRLAYTFLDGRLRVSGGSSLNNQVTGAATSFANDNNLIGNWAVEYLLSPDGRWRAKFFSKSAQNLTANSENNQQTGISFQYIRSFDQFQQLIKKSRDDEEAAIQIPPAADRTSAKAN; this is encoded by the coding sequence ATGAGCCTGTCCATTTTCATTCTGATTATGGTTGTTTTGCTATTTCTTCAAGTTCCCTCAGTGAAGCAATACCTGGCTGATCAGGCGCTTTTAAAGATTTCAGAGTTAACCGATCATCGTGCTGAATTAGGTGAGGTAAGGATGTCCTGGCTTGATTTTGCCAGCGGGAAAGATTTTCGTCTCTACGATTTCAATGATTCCCTGATGGTTGCTGCAGAGGAGATCAGTATCAATTTTGATCTCTTACATGCGTTCGATCAGGAGAGTATCTATCTCGATGATATCCTTTTTGAAGGAATCGAGGTGTACCTAACGAAGTACAACGACAGTACATCGATGAACCTGGTCACCTTCCTAAATCAAATCAAGTCTAAACAATACTCAGATCCGGATAAGCCCTCTTTACCTATTTATATCGGTAATATCGAATTTGAGGAGGTCATCCTCAATTACAACGACATGCGCGTTGCTCCAAAAAATAACGGGAAGCTGGATTTTAGTCACGTTGCTTTCAAGGTCGAGGAAGGCTATTTTCATGACCTTTCTGTAGAATCTGACAGTATCCATTTTCGAGTCTTATCACTAAAAGGCCAGGAAAAGTATTCGGGGTTGAGAATCAAAGACTGGACTTCTGATATCCATATTGATAGTCAGCACATTGTTTTGTCGGATTTAGCATTGATTACCCCTCACAGTGATATTCGGGATTCTGTGGCGCTTTCTTTCAATAGCTTCGGAAACCTTGCTCAATTCACAGATAGCGTACAAATGGACATCAATCTGGTCGATACTGATATTGGTATGGAGGATTTGAGGCTATTGGCCAATCTTGGCCAGCAAATTGATTCGGTAGTTCATGTTACCACAAGGATGCAGGGAACGCTCTCCAATCTCTTTGTGCCCACCTTAGATGTTTCCTTGTCTTCAGGGACGGGGCTTGTGGGAAATGCGCAGTTCATTGGGTTACCAGATTTAGAAAATACGTTCATTGACCTGAATGTTTCTTCGGGTCTTTTGAAATCCGGAGACATTAAGCAGATGATTGGTAAATACAGTTTTCGGGATGATATCCGGATCCAGGGGAACTTTCTGGGTTTTATCAAAGACTTTGTGGCCAGTGCGAATTTTGATACGCCACATGGCAATGTGGTCACAGATATTAATATTAAGATACCAACTCGCTTACAGGAAGCGGAGTATTCAGGTCAGTTGACCTTGCAATCATTCGATTTGGGCAGAGCCGTACAGAATGACCGGGTTTCGACCCTGGATTTGCAGGGAAAAGTAGAAGGTTCCGGGATCACGAAGGAAACCGCTAAGTTTTTTGTGGATGCTAAGGCACAGCACCTGGTGCTCAATGATTACTCTTATGACAGTCTTGAGGTCAAAGGAAATTTTGCGTCAAGGTTCTTCAAAGGGGATTTTTTCGTCAAAGATCCACATTGCCAGATCAAAGGGTTAGCCATTTTGGACTATACTTCTAATACCGAGCGTTTGTTTGCACAAGCCAAAGTAGACACGCTGAATTTGTACGATCTAAATTTCAGTAAAGACAAACTCAATTTTCATACCTCGGTATCGGTCAATGTCAAGAATCTCAATCTGGATGAGGTTACCGGTAGCGTCGAGTTTAGGAATGCGACCATCGAGAATCAATTCGGTTCCAAGACGCTGCATAGTCTAAAACTGGATGCTTCTGCGTTAGGGGATGAGCGGAAATATGTCCTTGAATCCTCGGAATTGAAAGGAGATTTTTCCGGAAAATTCGTACCAACAGTGCTTTTGGAAGACCTGCCAAGGGTCATCGAATCTTATTATGAATTGCTCACCAACGATCGAAGTGGGGAATTTTATTTAGCGGAAGATCAATCGTTCGATAGCCTTCGATCCTATGAATGGGACATTAGACTGGATGTAGTAGAGATCAACTCGATTCTGAAGCTATTTAACCTCCCAGTGAAGCTGTCCGACAACTCTTTTCTGGAAGCATCATTCAGGAAGAGTAAAAACGTCAACCTGTCAATGTATGCCGAAATGGACACCATTTCGATCATGGGAAATGAGCTATACAACAATGTGCTGGATGTCAACGCGTCCAGAGGCATAGCCTCCCCGGATGTCCTGGCCATTATTCAATTATCGTCAACTGCTCAGAATTGGACCTTTACTAACCCAACTACCAATCTATCACTGGAGTCCACATGGTTTAATAACGATATAGAGTCTCAGGTTCGACTGACCGAACCCAAATTGAATGATAAGGTGGTTTTGAACTCGGAGGTGACCTATTTTCCTGACTCCATCATGATGCGGGTCAAGCCCTCCAATATAAATGTGCTGGGTAATAAGTGGAAAGTCAATCCGGAGAATCGTATCAGGTGGGAAAAAGAACAATTGCACCTGGTGAAACTAGGATTTAGCAGTGGAGAACAATCCTTTCAGCTTGGAGGTGAAACCTCCCGTATTTCTGCTACTTACATGGATTTTAAATTCAAAAATTTTGAGTTAGAGAATTTAGATGCATTCTTGCCCAAGCACCTCTCCGGAAGACTCAATGCGGAAGGGATCATTACACGGACCTTGAGAGATTCCCTGGTGAAAGTTGCAAGTCAGGTAAGTATTGCTGAGATGGCTGTAGATGATTTACAGATGGGAGATCTGGAAGGGTTTACAAGATGGGATGCGAGACAAGAAGCCGTATACATGGACTTTAAAATATTGACACAAGGGATCAATACGGTAGAGTTAAGTGGCCGGTACAAGCCCAATGCCAAAACACAGCAACTGGACCTGGAATTGGATTTTGATAAAGCGGCCCTCAACATGTCTCAGCCATTTGTGGAGTCTTTGTTCAGTGATATGGATGGGGTGATCTCCGGAAAGCTGAATATCGGTGGTAGACCTGCTAATCCAACATTTTATGGCTCAGGTACCATCGAAGGGGGGAAGGCACTCTTTAACTACACTAAGACGGAATACACCTTTGACGGACGTATCGATTTTGACTCTTATGAGATTGCCTTGCGAGGGTTAAACATCACGGATGGTTTGAATGGGCGAGGCAAGCTGTTTGGGAGTATTTACCACGATCAACTGCAGGACATGCAGATGGACTTTAATGCTACATTCAACAAGCTACAGATGCTGAACACAACCGCGGTGGATAGTGATGTCTACTATGGTCGTGCTTATGGTACTGGCTCATTAAAGCTGAGTGGTCCTATCAGTCAATTGAGTCTCAATGCTGAAATAAAATCGGAGCCTGGGACACGCATATTCTTCCCACTTGAGTCCAGTGCCAGTGTGCATCAAGAGGATTTTATCACATTTGTTGATCCCAATGAGGAACCTGATCCGGACGTGATTACAAAACGACAATCAAGGTCTTCGGGAATGTCCATTCAAATGGATTTGAACGTAACACCAGATGCGTATGCAGAGATGATCTTCGATGCCCAATCCGGTGATATCCTACGAGGAAGAGCACAAGGTAATCTGCAGTTCAAAATGGACCCCAATGGAGAGTTCAGCCTGTTAGGAGGGCTGGAAATTGCTCAAGGAGCCTACAACTTTACTGTACCAGGGATCAATAAGGAATTTGAACTGGAAAAAGGCGGGACCATAAGCTGGGTAGGAGATCCGTATCAGGGGATCATTGACCTACAGGCTTCATATCGGCAGCTAGCCACCCTGAGCCAATGGGATCCGAGCATTACGAATACGACTAAAATCCCATTTCTCGTTGTACTAGGCTTAAAAGGCAGTATGCTTAAGCCAGAAATTTCCTTCCAGATCGAAACAGCAGATGATGTGACGGTACTACCAGGTGAAGATGGACAAGGTCTGAGAAGATTCCTGATCACGACTAATGATCGGGAAGATGAGCTGAATCGACAGGTCTTTAGTCTGCTCATGCTACGGAAACTTTCTCCACAAAATAGCTTTGTGGTTGGTGGTGTAGGTCGTGGTATCTCCGGGAGTGTGAGTGAGTTGTTGGCTAATCAGTTGAGCTATTGGCTCAGTCAGTCCAACGAAAACCTGGAAGTAGACATAGATCTCGCGGGCCTGGATCAGGACGCATTCAATACGTTCCAATATAGATTGGCCTATACTTTCCTCGATGGTCGATTGCGTGTCAGTGGTGGAAGTAGTCTAAATAATCAGGTGACTGGAGCAGCTACCAGTTTTGCGAATGATAATAACCTCATTGGTAACTGGGCAGTAGAGTACTTGCTTTCTCCCGATGGTAGGTGGCGTGCCAAGTTTTTTAGTAAATCTGCGCAGAACCTGACGGCTAATTCCGAAAACAACCAGCAAACCGGTATCAGCTTCCAGTACATCCGTTCATTCGATCAATTCCAGCAGTTGATCAAGAAAAGTAGAGACGATGAAGAAGCAGCGATCCAAATTCCACCTGCTGCCGATCGGACTTCTGCGAAGGCGAATTAG
- the tsaD gene encoding tRNA (adenosine(37)-N6)-threonylcarbamoyltransferase complex transferase subunit TsaD, which translates to MGTILGIESSCDETSAAVCHNGKVINNIIATQSIHEQFGGVVPELASRAHQRNIIPVVYEALNTAKINASDLDGIAYTQGPGLLGALLVGSSFAKAMAFALDVPIISVNHMMAHVLAHFIDDPAPKFPFLCLTISGGHTQIVKVASHQEMSVIGQTRDDAAGEAFDKGAKLLGLPYPGGPMIDKHAKAGDPVRFKFAESDMPELDYSFSGIKTSLLYFLRDQLKTNGQFIEQNLDDLCASYQQTIINMLIKKLKKAVKETGIKEIAIAGGVSANQGLQQQLKIEAEGNNWQLYIPKLEYCTDNAAMIAISGYYKYIGGKFDSLRESPLPRMSF; encoded by the coding sequence ATGGGTACTATACTGGGCATCGAATCTTCTTGTGACGAAACATCTGCAGCCGTCTGTCACAACGGCAAAGTAATCAATAATATAATCGCCACACAATCGATTCATGAGCAATTCGGTGGAGTAGTTCCTGAATTGGCATCCAGGGCTCATCAACGCAATATTATTCCGGTTGTATACGAAGCGCTCAATACTGCAAAAATAAACGCTTCTGACCTGGATGGTATTGCCTACACACAAGGACCAGGACTTCTGGGGGCTTTATTGGTAGGTAGTTCTTTTGCCAAGGCCATGGCTTTTGCCCTTGATGTTCCAATTATTTCGGTCAATCACATGATGGCCCACGTACTGGCGCACTTCATTGACGATCCGGCGCCTAAATTCCCGTTTTTATGCCTGACAATCAGTGGGGGGCATACCCAGATCGTGAAAGTGGCCAGTCACCAGGAAATGAGCGTGATTGGACAAACCCGAGACGATGCTGCGGGAGAAGCCTTTGATAAAGGAGCCAAACTCCTGGGTCTCCCTTATCCCGGGGGGCCGATGATTGACAAACATGCCAAGGCCGGAGATCCCGTCAGATTCAAATTTGCAGAATCAGATATGCCTGAACTGGATTATTCTTTTTCCGGAATCAAAACCAGTCTGCTTTACTTCCTGAGAGATCAACTCAAAACCAATGGGCAATTCATCGAACAAAACCTCGATGATCTTTGTGCTTCCTATCAGCAGACGATCATCAATATGTTGATCAAGAAGCTGAAGAAAGCGGTGAAGGAAACAGGAATTAAAGAAATCGCAATTGCCGGAGGTGTCTCTGCTAATCAAGGATTGCAACAGCAATTGAAAATAGAAGCAGAAGGCAATAACTGGCAGTTGTACATACCGAAGCTGGAATATTGCACAGACAATGCCGCAATGATTGCAATCTCGGGATATTACAAATATATTGGGGGTAAGTTTGACAGCCTTCGTGAGAGTCCACTACCGAGGATGTCCTTTTAG
- the smpB gene encoding SsrA-binding protein SmpB — MKKSERFSKNISVRNRKASYEYQFVETFEAGMVLTGSEIKSIREGKVSLQEAYCFFKGKELFTKGMTISIYLEGTYNNHDPLRERKLLLKARELEKMKAKSQEKGLTIVPTKLYINSRGLAKLEVALAKGKKLFDKRESIKKKEESKAIKEMQG; from the coding sequence ATGAAAAAGTCAGAAAGATTTTCAAAGAATATCTCTGTACGTAACAGAAAAGCATCCTACGAATATCAATTTGTAGAAACGTTCGAAGCAGGTATGGTCTTGACTGGTAGCGAAATCAAGTCGATCCGTGAAGGAAAGGTCAGCTTGCAGGAAGCTTATTGCTTTTTCAAGGGGAAAGAATTGTTCACAAAAGGCATGACGATTTCCATATACCTGGAAGGGACTTACAACAATCATGACCCGCTTCGGGAACGAAAGCTTTTGTTGAAAGCTCGTGAGTTGGAAAAAATGAAAGCCAAATCTCAGGAGAAGGGATTGACGATCGTTCCCACTAAATTGTACATCAATAGCCGGGGACTGGCCAAATTGGAAGTGGCGCTGGCGAAAGGAAAGAAACTCTTCGACAAGCGAGAGTCAATCAAGAAAAAAGAAGAAAGTAAGGCGATAAAAGAAATGCAGGGATGA
- a CDS encoding HNH endonuclease: MNSVLVLNQDYSPLTLCSLQRAFLLIYLDKAELLDRVEGKSLRSVSKTFPYPSVIRILEYRHVPYRGVVLTRFNLFKRDNYECQYCGTNKDLTLDHLIPKSKGGKSSWTNLVTACRHCNSRKGDNTPEEVGMKLAKKPVKPSYLVFLKSSAGRLQKDWLKYLEPKAYA; encoded by the coding sequence ATGAACAGTGTACTCGTACTTAACCAGGATTATTCACCATTGACATTGTGTTCACTTCAAAGGGCTTTCTTGCTCATTTACCTGGATAAGGCCGAGTTACTTGATCGAGTGGAAGGAAAGTCCCTTAGATCCGTCTCAAAAACCTTCCCCTACCCTTCGGTGATCAGAATTCTGGAATACCGACACGTCCCCTATCGTGGAGTGGTCCTAACCCGATTCAATTTATTCAAACGAGACAATTACGAATGCCAGTATTGTGGCACCAACAAAGATCTGACGTTAGATCACCTGATCCCCAAATCTAAAGGTGGCAAATCCAGCTGGACCAACCTGGTGACCGCCTGCAGGCATTGCAATTCTAGAAAAGGGGATAACACACCTGAAGAAGTAGGCATGAAGCTGGCCAAAAAGCCTGTGAAACCTTCTTATCTCGTTTTCTTAAAATCCAGTGCCGGACGTCTTCAAAAAGATTGGCTGAAGTACTTGGAGCCTAAGGCTTATGCGTAG